ACTTAATTGAAAAACACTAAAAAGTGAATAACAACCTGTTCTCTGGTCTCCAGCTGTATACAAATCTGAAGACATATTCGTGTATGAAAAACCAACACCAGCTGGAGATTCAAGGAAAAGCAAATTTGCCACTGCAAAAATTTGGAAATCAATTAGAACAATTCAAAAGTATCGGCACATTAGGAGCAAATGAAGAGAAAATGCATCATTAGTTTACACATACATTTGTTCCAAGCATATGGATTCATGTAAAGGGTCTCTCCATCAGGTCTAATATGAAAAGGTCCAATCTCTTCAGCTGCTCCATAAGCAACAGAAGAACAACCCGGACCACCATTGAGCCACAACACTAGCGGTCTGGACTCTGGTTCACGATGCGCTGGGGACTCAACCAACCAGTAAAACAATGCTCTCCCAGCTTGCTCATTGGCAGTGACATAACCAGAATACTGACGAAACCCCACATTGGCTGGCTGCCCTGGCAACTGTGTTATTCTATCCCTCACTTGATCTTGAATAgaagaagcaaaacaagctcCAAATGAAAGTAGCAAAATGCAAAGAGATGCAAATAGTGGGTTTTGGTAACCCATTAAAACTCAGAAGactaacaattcaaataaagAATGTCCTCCACCAATAGATCAACTACAAGAACTTCAAAAGAAACCCAGAAGCACAAATCCCAAAACAATTCTGGATTTCCAATACATTTATCTACAGGGCACTTATACCTATAAAACCCAGATCCCAATATATATCTGAGTCTGCAAAGAATCACCTACAGagacataaaaaaaaacacctatAAGAGAAAACTGAGACCTTCCTGTGCTTCACATTTATGAAGACTCGACCTTTCTCTTATAGAATGCCAATGATTGTGATGCGTTGTTTTCTGTGGTTTAAAATTCAAAAAACTTGGAattccttttctctttcttaCGTTTGCCTCCCTCAGTAAATTGACCAAATAGGCAGGGTGTTGCACATGGGGCTATGAATTTTCCAGCTTTGTCTGCAAGTCTGCAAATCACATTTTAAAACAATGGAATCTAGCACCCAAAAAGCATAAGACCCTTTTTCCATGTATCTTCTTAACTAAAAACCAATGAGGAAAGCGCTGGCGGGTTTTGGGTTATGATTTGTTTACATAATTGGTGCAAACAATGATGAAGAAAATTAATTTACAGAGAAATAAAGTAATGAAGCGCAGTACAGGCTAAGTGTTGAAGATTTGGGTGGCAGTGGCTTGTTATCTGAACGTGCCTTGTACTGTAGTGGTGACCCAATACACATGTGAAGTTGAGTCCAGGGATGAAGGCATGAATGGGTGAGCTTGGCTTTGACTATCTCTGAGTCTCAGTTGGGCACTGAgaaagttttcatttttcttttcaccttttGTTTTTCACTTTTGACAAATATGAGATATCATCGTAGGATATCATACCCTCTGGATTCTGGAACTTGGGACCAATGGGTTGTCAGTTATAATTCTGTACTATATTAAACTATTTGAGCTTTTCAAAATATCTACAAGGAAATTTCCACAAATTCGATATGGTAGATTCTATATTTGACTGGACAGAAACAATTGGGGAAAGATGGTATTGAAGCCCTGTGATTAATGGCACATAAATGTTGCATGTCAGCTGCACATGCCCATTGCCCAAATTGTGCTGAACAAGAAATAACTACACCCCAAAAGAACTGgagtaataattttttcttcctACCAGAAACCCACAAAGTTCCAAGCTTCCAACTCTCTCAAACTCCATTACTCTGATTCACTTCAAGGCTTCAAGTACATCCCAAGCCACCTACACTAATGAAAACCCTGATTCTGATACACCAGTTCAAGATCATATTTTAAGAATAGTGCGTGACTGACTTGGGAATTTACATTAGAATTTGGCAGTGTTAATAATGGCAGTGAATTTCAACGTACAGTTGCGTCTTAGTGGATGAGTCAAGTGGCGGACTTGAGTTTGTACTTGGTAGAGTATAAGTGTTGAAAGGTGCTGGAAATTGGTAAGAGTGGCCTACCGAATATAGGAAAGTAGACCGTGAAAGTGATGGCATTTCAATTTAAATTGAATGGAGTAGGGACCAAACGTGATTTGGTTCCACGTCAAGCTCCACTCGTCTTCATGtcggattttctttttgtttttgaatggcAAAGTAGGAAATAGGAAATTTAGTACTCTATTGAGTCATTCACACAACAAGAAATTATAATTACGATATGTTTTATATGCATTACTCGAAGTGTTCTCAACTCAAAATGCATGAAATATGCACTGTTCTTAAGTAACCTATAGATGACACTGTATTATTTCGTATATGGTTATTTAATATACGTTGCTAATTTATTTCTCAACTtgattatttgaaattatattAGATTTAATGTTTGGATATGTTGAAAACTGGAAACTTTCATTAGTTATTTTTCACcctttagagtttagggtttcataagTTTGAACCtcacatcttcttctttttttggtcaaagGTAGCATCAATTAACAAGGCCCAAGGCCGAACAACAGTACAAGAGACAAAACCCAATACAGACGAAGTGCAAAGCATGATTCACATAGTCAACACCCAGAACGGGCAAGACTAGAGAAATCAAAAGCCCAGAACCGGTAAACTTTGAGAACAGATCTAGGCAAATGAAGCCCATACCAGGAGGAGCCAAGAGACCCCAAAAATAGAACAAGGATACCGATTTGAAATGGAATAGAAGAAATCCATGCAACATGATCTGGAGAAAAGAGATGGTGGGTGGAAGAAAGTGATGGGTAGTGAGGAATGGGTTAGATCAAATTTGGGGATAAAGTTCAGAAGGAAAATTGGGGCAAGATGGAAGGAGAAGGGAGGAAGACCGAAGGAgacaaaaaagagaagaaaaaagaggcaTAAGCCCCAGATCTAAGACATAGCTCAGGGAAGCACCCATAGAGGGTGAGTAGTGCCACCAACTCTctaaggagagagagagagagagagagagagagagagagagagagagagagagagagagagagagagagagagagagagagagaggaaaaaaaaaaactacagtaCTCTCTATCCGAAAGCAAGATAATattaagggtccttgaccaaaagccccaaaatgagccaaagttatcccacttaccccagcaggagatttttattcccactaaccaaatttaaaatgaaataacTATTCTGCCCTCaatctaattaatgaattacatgcCATGCCacactctctcatctctctcatcccgatctctttctcttctctattctctcctctttctctctctccagaccAGTCTCTCTCTCCATATCGACGCCGGCGACCTGCTGTATCTCCTCCCTTCCCCTGAATCTACGTCACCACCTTCTCCGGCGAGCTGCTTCAGAGCTACAACAACAGAGATGGGCTCGGATTGCAGATCATTGTCGATGCAGTCTCTCTCGCAGGGCCGCCTTCTCCTCCGGCAAGGAGTACAGATCCAAGGTCGAGGCCGAGCTCTCTGAGGTATGCGCTAACATCCTGAGGATTCGTCTGATTTTCATCACCGCCATGGACGAGAACAAGGCCCGCTTCATGTTCGTCAACACCAACTCCCTCTGGGACGAAATCGTCGAACAAATGACCAAGAAGATCGGCTGCTACTCTCCCTCCATGAACACTCTCTGGCGCACCGGCGGCTTCCTCACCAATAGTCACAGCCCTAAGAAGTTCAGGTCTCGCCGGAAGAAGATCGTCTTCGGACAGACTCAGCCGCCGGACTGCCTCGTGGTTTTCGTCTCCGAGAGGAAGTCGTCGGTGATTCTCGAGGCGCATAGGTTGCAAATTTTGATTGTTTCGCTTGTGGACTCGGACATGCCTATCGAGTACTACAACAAGATCACGTATTCGATTCCGTGTAATTCCTCGGTGCAATTTGTGTACCTGTTCTGCAATTTGATCACCAAGACGTTCATGCTTCAGCAGAAGAAAAGCGGCGCCGATTCTGCCGAAATTGAGACTAGGTGTGTTGGTGTTTTTGGTGCGCACCAGGTGTTTGATGTTTTGATTGAGTGAGATTGATGTGTGTGTTTTTGTTGCAGTGAGCGAGTGGGGGTTATAGAGGAGGCTAAGAGCGCAAAGAAGGATGAGGTGCTTATGGTTCAATCAATTAAAGGATGAGATCCTTTAATTTAGTCATGTCTTAATTCAATCAATCTTGTGCTataggtctattggggggcaatagacgtctattgggaggcaatagacgttttgaattaatataatctcctctcttttttctttaatcaaagttatatttgtgtaattttagaaaaattagttttcatttcagtaatcgaaacgtctattggggggcaatagatgttttgaattgatataatctgctcgttttttctttaatcaaagttttattcgtgtagttttaggaagattaattaccatttcggtaatctaaacgtttattggggggcaatacatggctgatagtcgtctattgggggccaatataTGTCTAtgagggggcaatagacgtctattggggggcaatagacgtttattgcccctctattagggggcaatagatgtctattgggggcaaaaaaactttccggtgagattttcaacaagttccggtgggcggcagccggtgactggaatccggcggccggcggcctgtgaccggattccggcgaaaattgacaggattccggcggccggtgaccggattccagcggCCGGTGACGAGCTccagcgaagtctcctatggtttctctctcttccattttctctatctctctctctaagtaacaaaggggtgaggggtaaaatggtattaaaaaaaaattaaaaacaaaaaaaaatcttaatggggtaagtgggaaaaaaatctctagaaatggggtaaatggacaaaactcCTAATATTAATCCTTCTTTGAACCTCACATCTTAATTCT
This portion of the Rosa chinensis cultivar Old Blush chromosome 1, RchiOBHm-V2, whole genome shotgun sequence genome encodes:
- the LOC112169995 gene encoding ribosomal protein S2, mitochondrial translates to MDENKARFMFVNTNSLWDEIVEQMTKKIGCYSPSMNTLWRTGGFLTNSHSPKKFRSRRKKIVFGQTQPPDCLVVFVSERKSSVILEAHRLQILIVSLVDSDMPIEYYNKITYSIPCNSSVQFVYLFCNLITKTFMLQQKKSGADSAEIETSERVGVIEEAKSAKKDEVLMVQSIKG